A window from Hemicordylus capensis ecotype Gifberg chromosome 2, rHemCap1.1.pri, whole genome shotgun sequence encodes these proteins:
- the GPR156 gene encoding probable G-protein coupled receptor 156 isoform X5 yields MWRRAQERGVSNNSGCHWIFCDPSFLGQLALFNSVPSTAQTMWLHEGFGCALEMGFNYSNSCDNSSGCQEKQQKALQDLCTITITSSGSNCKSSPALSAAFLGIVWIFLTGGVLLSFFFLIFTIHFRKNRIVKMSSPNLNIMTLLGSALTYSSAYLFGIEKQNPLTRQSMEMLVQVRICLLCIGGSLAFGPILGKSWRLYKVFTRQVPDKRVIIKDFQLLVMVAVLVLADIILLLTWIFLDPVQCLQSLNADLKVTEKGLTCTVNQGYFCTSLYSDLWLILFLGFKGILLMYGAYLAGLTDDVSCPPVNQSLTLIIGITTIFLSTGIMLVVIRFFHLWHNLVFGFISGGILVCTATINCLIFIPQQVRQWKAFENQKDDISNMAKYFTSSSKHFHSTMYSDEEIYQLLGEKNSMMQLLVEKDTAIASLQEQVNSAKEKLMRLVAMKENDNAADCPFPSTAHLLQGHSVTSCSPTTAESPSRDPSSSGQELKSWQYPKLSHSQCDPGSISTKSCISYLECRSQWNVPPEIASRYRLLNRSENIADHSSAKDDQGQWLSQYTTTLSMNTLQEPLGQSSPKFSSLSRETKQSLPLLLTKKQLPGIGYMNGGKLQESFQELDMNHITVMQASPKGYEQSPDCGKYMVWQPQEIQEDNFTKLHPFKTRQEETVSIPQFGSLAPETWCSVNKAARRTQSSGPGLTELPWAAASDSKDGRSLHQQPSVSLSVLKKMLHYKAETWSECSSNEGHGWLLDKHQVENCGSTLYPTSPKDLHHNQSVLKHTRLDSGLVCPDSGSSSSGSLIHCHHRQYCEVCHHTLSSSSDSSVTDTDLEPGMALDYCAKLYGKPQPIVNFNEDLEPTYV; encoded by the exons GAGAGCTCAGGAAAGAGGAGTTTCAAATAATTCTGGCTGCCATTGGATATTCTGTGACCCCAGCTTCTTGGGGCAACTTGCCCTCTTCAACAGCGTACCTAGCACTGCCCAGACGATGTGGTTGCATGAAGGCTTTGGATGTGCTCTGGAGATGGGATTCAATTACTCCAACTCGTGTGACAACAGCTCTGGATGCCAGGAAAAGCAGCAGAAGGCCCTACAGGATCTCTGTACAATAACAATT ACATCCTCTGGCAGCAATTGTAAGAGCTCTCCCGCCTTGTCAGCTGCTTTCTTGGGAATTGTATGGATTTTTCTTACTGGTGGAGTCCTGCTTAGTTTCTTCTTTCTCATCTTCACAATTCACTTCAGAAAGAATAG GATTGTGAAGATGTCTAGTCCCAACCTAAACATCATGACTCTTCTGGGCAGTGCCTTGACTTACAGTAGTGCTTACCTCTTTGGGATTGAAAAACAGAATCCATTAACCAGACAATCCATGGAGATGCTTGTTCAG GTGAGAATCTGCTTGCTCTGTATTGGGGGCTCCCTGGCTTTTGGCCCCATCCTGGGAAAAAGCTGGCGGTTATATAAAGTGTTCACTAGGCAGGTTCCGGACAAGAGAGTG ATTATTAAAGATTTCCAGCTGTTAGTGATGGTAGCAGTGTTAGTGCTGGCTGACATTATCCTGCTTTTGACATGGATCTTCTTAGACCCAGTCCAGTGTCTCCAAAGTCTTAATGCAGATCTGAAG GTAACTGAGAAAGGTCTGACTTGCACAGTGAACCAAGGATACTTCTGTACATCTTTGTATTCTGATCTTTGGCTTATTCTCTTCTTGGGATTTAAG GGTATCCTGTTGATGTATGGGGCCTACCTTGCTGGTCTGACAGATGATGTCAGCTGTCCACCAGTCAATCAGTCCCTGACGCTCATCATTGGGATAACGACCATTTTCCTCTCTACTGGAATTATGCTGGTGGTGATTCGGTTTTTCCACTTATGGCACAACCTGGTCTTTGGATTTATCTCAGGAGGGATCTTGGTCTGTACAGCTACAATCAACTGTTTGATCTTCATTCCACAG CAGGTCAGACAATGGAAAGCTTTTGAAAACCAGAAAGATGACATCAGCAACATGGCCAAATATTTTACCAGTTCCAGCAAGCACTTCCACTCCACAATGTACAGCGATGAGGAGATCTACCAGTTGCTAGGGGAGAAGAATTCCATGATGCAGCTGCTTGTAGAG AAAGATACAGCAATTGCAAGCCTTCAGGAGCAAGTGAACAGTGCTAAGGAGAAGCTGATGAGACTTGTGGCTATGAAAGAAAACGACAATGCTGCTGACTGCCCATTTCCTTCTACTGCTCATTTACTGCAGGGTCACTCTgtaaccagttgctctcccacgacAGCTGAAAGCCCATCAAGAGATCCTTCTTCATCTGGCCAGGAACTAAAGTCATGGCAATATCCTAAGCTCTCGCATTCACAGTGTGATCCAGGATCTATTAGTACAAAAAGTTGCATTAGTTATCTGGAATGTAGAAGTCAATGGAATGTACCACCAGAGATTGCTTCCAGGTACAGACTATTGAACAGATCAGAGAATATTGCAGATCACTCAAGTGCCAAAGATGACCAAGGTCAATGGCTCTCCCAATACACCACCACACTTAGCATGAACACACTACAAGAACCACTTGGACAAAGTTCTCCAAAGTTCTCTTCTCTGAGTAGGGAAACAAAGCAATCACTGCCTTTACTTCTGACCAAAAAGCAGCTCCCAGGAATCGGCTATATGAATGGTGGAAAGCTTCAGGAATCCTTCCAAGAGCTGGATATGAACCACATTACTGTTATGCAGGCTTCCCCCAAAGGGTATGAACAAAGTCCAGATTGTGGAAAGTACATGGTGTGGCAGCCCCAGGAGATTCAGGAAGACAATTTTACTAAGCTCCATCCTTTTAAGACAAGGCAGGAGGAGACAGTCTCCATCCCTCAGTTTGGCTCTTTGGCTCCTGAAACTTGGTGTTCTGTGAACAAAGCAGCCAGAAGAACTCAAAGCAGCGGTCCTGGATTAACAGAACTTCCTTGGGCTGCAGCAAGTGACAGTAAGGATGGACGTTCTTTGCATCAGCAGCCCTCCGTCTCATTGTCAGTGCTTAAGAAAATGCTTCACTACAAGGCTGAAACCTGGTCTGAATGTTCAAGTAATGAAGGGCATGGCTGGTTGTTAGACAAGCACCAAGTGGAGAATTGTGGGTCCACACTATATCCTACCAGCCCTAAGGACCTCCATCACAACCAGAGTGTTCTGAAACACACCAGATTAGATTCAGGACTCGTTTGTCCGGattctggcagcagctcctctgggAGTCTGATCCATTGCCACCATAGACAGTACTGTGAAGTTTGCCACCACACCCTGTCTTCCTCTAGTGACAGCTCCGTCACTGACACAGACCTGGAGCCGGGTATGGCCCTAGACTACTGTGCAAAACTTTATGGCAAGCCTCAGCCCATTGTTAACTTCAATGAGGATTTGGAGCCCACCTATGTGTAA
- the GPR156 gene encoding probable G-protein coupled receptor 156 isoform X1, whose protein sequence is MEPSSQRLVQPPLLEFLYLGGNFITSILLELANLPSLSYLVLCDNKMQSVPPQLAQRAQERGVSNNSGCHWIFCDPSFLGQLALFNSVPSTAQTMWLHEGFGCALEMGFNYSNSCDNSSGCQEKQQKALQDLCTITITSSGSNCKSSPALSAAFLGIVWIFLTGGVLLSFFFLIFTIHFRKNRIVKMSSPNLNIMTLLGSALTYSSAYLFGIEKQNPLTRQSMEMLVQVRICLLCIGGSLAFGPILGKSWRLYKVFTRQVPDKRVIIKDFQLLVMVAVLVLADIILLLTWIFLDPVQCLQSLNADLKVTEKGLTCTVNQGYFCTSLYSDLWLILFLGFKGILLMYGAYLAGLTDDVSCPPVNQSLTLIIGITTIFLSTGIMLVVIRFFHLWHNLVFGFISGGILVCTATINCLIFIPQQVRQWKAFENQKDDISNMAKYFTSSSKHFHSTMYSDEEIYQLLGEKNSMMQLLVEKDTAIASLQEQVNSAKEKLMRLVAMKENDNAADCPFPSTAHLLQGHSVTSCSPTTAESPSRDPSSSGQELKSWQYPKLSHSQCDPGSISTKSCISYLECRSQWNVPPEIASRYRLLNRSENIADHSSAKDDQGQWLSQYTTTLSMNTLQEPLGQSSPKFSSLSRETKQSLPLLLTKKQLPGIGYMNGGKLQESFQELDMNHITVMQASPKGYEQSPDCGKYMVWQPQEIQEDNFTKLHPFKTRQEETVSIPQFGSLAPETWCSVNKAARRTQSSGPGLTELPWAAASDSKDGRSLHQQPSVSLSVLKKMLHYKAETWSECSSNEGHGWLLDKHQVENCGSTLYPTSPKDLHHNQSVLKHTRLDSGLVCPDSGSSSSGSLIHCHHRQYCEVCHHTLSSSSDSSVTDTDLEPGMALDYCAKLYGKPQPIVNFNEDLEPTYV, encoded by the exons GAGAGCTCAGGAAAGAGGAGTTTCAAATAATTCTGGCTGCCATTGGATATTCTGTGACCCCAGCTTCTTGGGGCAACTTGCCCTCTTCAACAGCGTACCTAGCACTGCCCAGACGATGTGGTTGCATGAAGGCTTTGGATGTGCTCTGGAGATGGGATTCAATTACTCCAACTCGTGTGACAACAGCTCTGGATGCCAGGAAAAGCAGCAGAAGGCCCTACAGGATCTCTGTACAATAACAATT ACATCCTCTGGCAGCAATTGTAAGAGCTCTCCCGCCTTGTCAGCTGCTTTCTTGGGAATTGTATGGATTTTTCTTACTGGTGGAGTCCTGCTTAGTTTCTTCTTTCTCATCTTCACAATTCACTTCAGAAAGAATAG GATTGTGAAGATGTCTAGTCCCAACCTAAACATCATGACTCTTCTGGGCAGTGCCTTGACTTACAGTAGTGCTTACCTCTTTGGGATTGAAAAACAGAATCCATTAACCAGACAATCCATGGAGATGCTTGTTCAG GTGAGAATCTGCTTGCTCTGTATTGGGGGCTCCCTGGCTTTTGGCCCCATCCTGGGAAAAAGCTGGCGGTTATATAAAGTGTTCACTAGGCAGGTTCCGGACAAGAGAGTG ATTATTAAAGATTTCCAGCTGTTAGTGATGGTAGCAGTGTTAGTGCTGGCTGACATTATCCTGCTTTTGACATGGATCTTCTTAGACCCAGTCCAGTGTCTCCAAAGTCTTAATGCAGATCTGAAG GTAACTGAGAAAGGTCTGACTTGCACAGTGAACCAAGGATACTTCTGTACATCTTTGTATTCTGATCTTTGGCTTATTCTCTTCTTGGGATTTAAG GGTATCCTGTTGATGTATGGGGCCTACCTTGCTGGTCTGACAGATGATGTCAGCTGTCCACCAGTCAATCAGTCCCTGACGCTCATCATTGGGATAACGACCATTTTCCTCTCTACTGGAATTATGCTGGTGGTGATTCGGTTTTTCCACTTATGGCACAACCTGGTCTTTGGATTTATCTCAGGAGGGATCTTGGTCTGTACAGCTACAATCAACTGTTTGATCTTCATTCCACAG CAGGTCAGACAATGGAAAGCTTTTGAAAACCAGAAAGATGACATCAGCAACATGGCCAAATATTTTACCAGTTCCAGCAAGCACTTCCACTCCACAATGTACAGCGATGAGGAGATCTACCAGTTGCTAGGGGAGAAGAATTCCATGATGCAGCTGCTTGTAGAG AAAGATACAGCAATTGCAAGCCTTCAGGAGCAAGTGAACAGTGCTAAGGAGAAGCTGATGAGACTTGTGGCTATGAAAGAAAACGACAATGCTGCTGACTGCCCATTTCCTTCTACTGCTCATTTACTGCAGGGTCACTCTgtaaccagttgctctcccacgacAGCTGAAAGCCCATCAAGAGATCCTTCTTCATCTGGCCAGGAACTAAAGTCATGGCAATATCCTAAGCTCTCGCATTCACAGTGTGATCCAGGATCTATTAGTACAAAAAGTTGCATTAGTTATCTGGAATGTAGAAGTCAATGGAATGTACCACCAGAGATTGCTTCCAGGTACAGACTATTGAACAGATCAGAGAATATTGCAGATCACTCAAGTGCCAAAGATGACCAAGGTCAATGGCTCTCCCAATACACCACCACACTTAGCATGAACACACTACAAGAACCACTTGGACAAAGTTCTCCAAAGTTCTCTTCTCTGAGTAGGGAAACAAAGCAATCACTGCCTTTACTTCTGACCAAAAAGCAGCTCCCAGGAATCGGCTATATGAATGGTGGAAAGCTTCAGGAATCCTTCCAAGAGCTGGATATGAACCACATTACTGTTATGCAGGCTTCCCCCAAAGGGTATGAACAAAGTCCAGATTGTGGAAAGTACATGGTGTGGCAGCCCCAGGAGATTCAGGAAGACAATTTTACTAAGCTCCATCCTTTTAAGACAAGGCAGGAGGAGACAGTCTCCATCCCTCAGTTTGGCTCTTTGGCTCCTGAAACTTGGTGTTCTGTGAACAAAGCAGCCAGAAGAACTCAAAGCAGCGGTCCTGGATTAACAGAACTTCCTTGGGCTGCAGCAAGTGACAGTAAGGATGGACGTTCTTTGCATCAGCAGCCCTCCGTCTCATTGTCAGTGCTTAAGAAAATGCTTCACTACAAGGCTGAAACCTGGTCTGAATGTTCAAGTAATGAAGGGCATGGCTGGTTGTTAGACAAGCACCAAGTGGAGAATTGTGGGTCCACACTATATCCTACCAGCCCTAAGGACCTCCATCACAACCAGAGTGTTCTGAAACACACCAGATTAGATTCAGGACTCGTTTGTCCGGattctggcagcagctcctctgggAGTCTGATCCATTGCCACCATAGACAGTACTGTGAAGTTTGCCACCACACCCTGTCTTCCTCTAGTGACAGCTCCGTCACTGACACAGACCTGGAGCCGGGTATGGCCCTAGACTACTGTGCAAAACTTTATGGCAAGCCTCAGCCCATTGTTAACTTCAATGAGGATTTGGAGCCCACCTATGTGTAA
- the GPR156 gene encoding probable G-protein coupled receptor 156 isoform X11, which translates to MEPSSQRLVQPPLLEFLYLGGNFITSILLELANLPSLSYLVLCDNKMQSVPPQLAQRAQERGVSNNSGCHWIFCDPSFLGQLALFNSVPSTAQTMWLHEGFGCALEMGFNYSNSCDNSSGCQEKQQKALQDLCTITIVTEKGLTCTVNQGYFCTSLYSDLWLILFLGFKGILLMYGAYLAGLTDDVSCPPVNQSLTLIIGITTIFLSTGIMLVVIRFFHLWHNLVFGFISGGILVCTATINCLIFIPQQVRQWKAFENQKDDISNMAKYFTSSSKHFHSTMYSDEEIYQLLGEKNSMMQLLVEKDTAIASLQEQVNSAKEKLMRLVAMKENDNAADCPFPSTAHLLQGHSVTSCSPTTAESPSRDPSSSGQELKSWQYPKLSHSQCDPGSISTKSCISYLECRSQWNVPPEIASRYRLLNRSENIADHSSAKDDQGQWLSQYTTTLSMNTLQEPLGQSSPKFSSLSRETKQSLPLLLTKKQLPGIGYMNGGKLQESFQELDMNHITVMQASPKGYEQSPDCGKYMVWQPQEIQEDNFTKLHPFKTRQEETVSIPQFGSLAPETWCSVNKAARRTQSSGPGLTELPWAAASDSKDGRSLHQQPSVSLSVLKKMLHYKAETWSECSSNEGHGWLLDKHQVENCGSTLYPTSPKDLHHNQSVLKHTRLDSGLVCPDSGSSSSGSLIHCHHRQYCEVCHHTLSSSSDSSVTDTDLEPGMALDYCAKLYGKPQPIVNFNEDLEPTYV; encoded by the exons GAGAGCTCAGGAAAGAGGAGTTTCAAATAATTCTGGCTGCCATTGGATATTCTGTGACCCCAGCTTCTTGGGGCAACTTGCCCTCTTCAACAGCGTACCTAGCACTGCCCAGACGATGTGGTTGCATGAAGGCTTTGGATGTGCTCTGGAGATGGGATTCAATTACTCCAACTCGTGTGACAACAGCTCTGGATGCCAGGAAAAGCAGCAGAAGGCCCTACAGGATCTCTGTACAATAACAATT GTAACTGAGAAAGGTCTGACTTGCACAGTGAACCAAGGATACTTCTGTACATCTTTGTATTCTGATCTTTGGCTTATTCTCTTCTTGGGATTTAAG GGTATCCTGTTGATGTATGGGGCCTACCTTGCTGGTCTGACAGATGATGTCAGCTGTCCACCAGTCAATCAGTCCCTGACGCTCATCATTGGGATAACGACCATTTTCCTCTCTACTGGAATTATGCTGGTGGTGATTCGGTTTTTCCACTTATGGCACAACCTGGTCTTTGGATTTATCTCAGGAGGGATCTTGGTCTGTACAGCTACAATCAACTGTTTGATCTTCATTCCACAG CAGGTCAGACAATGGAAAGCTTTTGAAAACCAGAAAGATGACATCAGCAACATGGCCAAATATTTTACCAGTTCCAGCAAGCACTTCCACTCCACAATGTACAGCGATGAGGAGATCTACCAGTTGCTAGGGGAGAAGAATTCCATGATGCAGCTGCTTGTAGAG AAAGATACAGCAATTGCAAGCCTTCAGGAGCAAGTGAACAGTGCTAAGGAGAAGCTGATGAGACTTGTGGCTATGAAAGAAAACGACAATGCTGCTGACTGCCCATTTCCTTCTACTGCTCATTTACTGCAGGGTCACTCTgtaaccagttgctctcccacgacAGCTGAAAGCCCATCAAGAGATCCTTCTTCATCTGGCCAGGAACTAAAGTCATGGCAATATCCTAAGCTCTCGCATTCACAGTGTGATCCAGGATCTATTAGTACAAAAAGTTGCATTAGTTATCTGGAATGTAGAAGTCAATGGAATGTACCACCAGAGATTGCTTCCAGGTACAGACTATTGAACAGATCAGAGAATATTGCAGATCACTCAAGTGCCAAAGATGACCAAGGTCAATGGCTCTCCCAATACACCACCACACTTAGCATGAACACACTACAAGAACCACTTGGACAAAGTTCTCCAAAGTTCTCTTCTCTGAGTAGGGAAACAAAGCAATCACTGCCTTTACTTCTGACCAAAAAGCAGCTCCCAGGAATCGGCTATATGAATGGTGGAAAGCTTCAGGAATCCTTCCAAGAGCTGGATATGAACCACATTACTGTTATGCAGGCTTCCCCCAAAGGGTATGAACAAAGTCCAGATTGTGGAAAGTACATGGTGTGGCAGCCCCAGGAGATTCAGGAAGACAATTTTACTAAGCTCCATCCTTTTAAGACAAGGCAGGAGGAGACAGTCTCCATCCCTCAGTTTGGCTCTTTGGCTCCTGAAACTTGGTGTTCTGTGAACAAAGCAGCCAGAAGAACTCAAAGCAGCGGTCCTGGATTAACAGAACTTCCTTGGGCTGCAGCAAGTGACAGTAAGGATGGACGTTCTTTGCATCAGCAGCCCTCCGTCTCATTGTCAGTGCTTAAGAAAATGCTTCACTACAAGGCTGAAACCTGGTCTGAATGTTCAAGTAATGAAGGGCATGGCTGGTTGTTAGACAAGCACCAAGTGGAGAATTGTGGGTCCACACTATATCCTACCAGCCCTAAGGACCTCCATCACAACCAGAGTGTTCTGAAACACACCAGATTAGATTCAGGACTCGTTTGTCCGGattctggcagcagctcctctgggAGTCTGATCCATTGCCACCATAGACAGTACTGTGAAGTTTGCCACCACACCCTGTCTTCCTCTAGTGACAGCTCCGTCACTGACACAGACCTGGAGCCGGGTATGGCCCTAGACTACTGTGCAAAACTTTATGGCAAGCCTCAGCCCATTGTTAACTTCAATGAGGATTTGGAGCCCACCTATGTGTAA